In a genomic window of Enterobacter asburiae:
- the bglA gene encoding 6-phospho-beta-glucosidase BglA — protein MKKLTLPKDFLWGGAVAAHQVEGGWNKGGKGPSICDVLTGGAHGVPREITQEVVPGKYYPNHEAIDFHGHYKEDIKLFAEMGFKCFRTSIAWTRIFPKGDETQPNEEGLKFYDDMFDELLKYNIEPVITLSHFEMPLHLVQEYGSWTNRKVVDFFVRFAEVVFERYKNKVKYWMTFNEINNQRNWRAPLFGYCCSGVVYTEHDNPEETMYQVLHHQFVASALAVKAARRINPEMKVGCMLAMVALYPFSCKPEDVMFAQESMRERYVFTDVQLRGYYPSYVLNEWERRGFSIKMEAGDEQILREGTCDYLGFSYYMTNAVKAEGGTGDAISGFEGSVPNPHVKASDWGWQIDPVGLRYSLCELYERYQKPLFIVENGFGAYDKVEEDGSINDDYRIDYLRAHVEEMIKAVTHDGVDLMGYTPWGCIDCVSFTTGQYSKRYGFIYVNKHDDGTGDMSRSRKKSFNWYKEVIASNGEKL, from the coding sequence ATGAAAAAATTAACCTTACCAAAAGATTTTTTATGGGGCGGCGCGGTTGCCGCTCACCAGGTTGAAGGCGGTTGGAACAAAGGCGGCAAAGGGCCAAGCATTTGCGACGTCTTAACCGGCGGCGCACACGGCGTGCCGCGCGAAATCACGCAGGAGGTGGTGCCGGGTAAATATTACCCCAATCATGAGGCCATCGATTTCCACGGCCACTATAAAGAAGACATCAAGCTGTTTGCCGAGATGGGCTTCAAGTGCTTCCGTACCTCTATTGCCTGGACACGCATATTCCCGAAAGGTGACGAAACGCAGCCAAACGAGGAAGGGCTAAAATTCTACGACGACATGTTCGATGAGCTGCTGAAGTACAACATCGAACCGGTGATCACCCTCTCCCACTTCGAAATGCCGCTGCACCTGGTGCAGGAGTACGGTAGCTGGACCAACCGTAAAGTGGTCGATTTCTTTGTGCGCTTCGCGGAAGTGGTCTTCGAGCGCTACAAAAACAAGGTCAAATACTGGATGACCTTCAACGAAATCAATAACCAGCGTAACTGGCGCGCGCCGCTGTTCGGTTACTGCTGCTCGGGCGTGGTCTATACCGAACATGACAATCCGGAAGAGACCATGTACCAGGTCCTGCACCACCAGTTTGTGGCCAGCGCCCTGGCGGTGAAAGCCGCGCGCCGCATCAACCCGGAGATGAAAGTGGGCTGTATGCTGGCCATGGTGGCGCTCTATCCGTTCTCCTGCAAGCCGGAAGACGTGATGTTCGCCCAGGAATCGATGCGCGAGCGCTATGTCTTTACCGACGTCCAGCTGCGTGGTTACTACCCGTCCTACGTGCTGAACGAGTGGGAGCGCCGCGGCTTCTCCATCAAAATGGAGGCAGGCGACGAGCAGATCCTGCGTGAAGGTACCTGCGACTACTTAGGTTTCAGCTACTACATGACCAATGCGGTGAAGGCGGAAGGCGGTACCGGTGACGCCATCTCCGGCTTTGAAGGCAGCGTACCGAACCCGCACGTGAAGGCATCCGACTGGGGCTGGCAGATTGACCCGGTGGGCCTGCGTTATTCCCTGTGCGAACTGTACGAGCGTTATCAGAAGCCGCTGTTTATCGTGGAAAACGGCTTCGGCGCCTATGACAAAGTGGAAGAAGACGGCAGCATCAACGATGACTATCGTATCGACTACCTGCGTGCACACGTGGAAGAGATGATCAAAGCCGTCACGCACGATGGCGTGGATCTGATGGGCTATACCCCGTGGGGCTGCATCGACTGCGTGTCGTTCACCACCGGCCAGTACAGCAAGCGCTACGGCTTTATCTACGTGAACAAGCACGACGACGGAACGGGCGACATGTCGCGTTCCCGTAAGAAGAGCTTTAACTGGTATAAGGAAGTGATTGCCAGCAACGGCGAAAAACTTTAA
- the xerD gene encoding site-specific tyrosine recombinase XerD, protein MEKDLTLVEQFLDALWLEKNLAENTLSAYRRDLSMLVEWLARRELSLASAQSDDLQALLAERVEGGYKATSSARLLSAMRRLFQHLYREKIRGDDPSALLASPKLPQRLPKDLSEAQVERLLQSPAVDLPLELRDKAMLELLYATGLRVSELVGLTMSDISLRQGVVRVIGKGNKERLVPLGEEAVYWLETYLEHGRPWLLNGVSIDVLFPSQRAQQMTRQTFWHRIKHYATLAGIDSEKLSPHVLRHAFATHLLNHGADLRVVQMLLGHSDLSTTQIYTHVATERLRQLHQQHHPRA, encoded by the coding sequence GTGGAAAAGGATCTCACACTCGTTGAACAGTTTCTCGACGCGCTGTGGCTGGAGAAAAATCTGGCTGAGAATACCCTCAGTGCCTACCGGCGCGATCTCTCCATGCTGGTGGAGTGGCTGGCGCGTCGGGAGCTATCGCTTGCAAGCGCGCAAAGCGACGACCTGCAGGCGCTGCTCGCTGAACGTGTAGAAGGGGGTTACAAAGCCACCAGCTCTGCACGCTTGCTCAGCGCAATGCGTCGGCTTTTCCAGCATCTCTACCGCGAGAAGATTCGCGGGGACGATCCCAGCGCGCTGCTGGCGTCCCCGAAACTCCCGCAGCGGCTGCCGAAAGATCTCAGCGAAGCACAAGTTGAGAGATTATTACAGTCACCTGCTGTTGACCTGCCGCTGGAGTTACGCGATAAAGCCATGCTTGAGTTATTGTATGCTACCGGCTTGCGCGTTTCGGAACTGGTTGGCCTGACGATGAGCGACATCAGCCTGCGTCAGGGAGTGGTGCGCGTCATCGGTAAAGGAAACAAGGAGAGGCTGGTGCCGCTGGGTGAAGAGGCGGTTTACTGGCTGGAGACGTACCTTGAGCATGGCCGTCCGTGGTTGCTTAATGGCGTGTCTATCGACGTCCTGTTTCCGAGCCAGCGCGCGCAGCAGATGACGCGGCAAACGTTCTGGCATCGCATCAAGCATTACGCCACACTGGCGGGTATCGACAGTGAAAAGCTCTCGCCGCACGTATTGCGTCACGCCTTCGCGACGCATTTGTTAAACCACGGCGCAGATTTACGCGTGGTGCAGATGCTGCTGGGACACAGCGATCTTTCAACGACGCAAATTTACACCCATGTCGCGACGGAACGCCTGCGGCAGCTACACCAACAGCACCACCCTCGTGCGTGA
- the ygfZ gene encoding tRNA-modifying protein YgfZ, translated as MAFTPFSPRQPAASARLPLTLISLDDWALATLSGADAEKYLQGQVTADVAQMTEHQHLLAAHCDPKGKMWSNLRLFRRQDGFAFIERRSLRDAQLKELKKYAVFSKVTIAPDDEHVLLGVAGFQARAALKNLFAELPDAEKQVVSEGATSILWFEHPAERFLLVTDAATAERVTDALRGEAQLNNSQQWLALNIEAGLPVIDAANSAQFIPQATNLQALGGISFKKGCYTGQEMVARAKFRGANKRALWTLAGHASRVPEAGEDLELKMGDNWRRTGTVLAAVQLDDGRLLVQAVMNNDMEADSVFRVRDDANTLSIEPLPYSLEE; from the coding sequence ATGGCATTTACACCATTTTCTCCTCGCCAGCCCGCCGCCTCTGCGCGTCTGCCGCTGACGCTTATTTCTCTTGATGACTGGGCGCTGGCTACCCTCTCCGGCGCTGACGCCGAAAAATACCTGCAGGGTCAGGTCACTGCGGATGTCGCGCAGATGACTGAACACCAGCATCTGCTGGCCGCGCACTGCGATCCTAAAGGCAAAATGTGGAGCAACCTGCGTCTGTTCCGCCGTCAGGATGGGTTTGCCTTTATCGAACGCCGCAGCCTGCGTGATGCGCAGCTCAAAGAGCTGAAAAAATACGCAGTCTTTTCCAAAGTCACCATCGCCCCGGACGACGAACATGTTCTGCTGGGCGTGGCGGGCTTCCAGGCGCGTGCAGCGCTGAAAAACCTGTTTGCAGAACTGCCGGATGCAGAAAAACAGGTGGTCAGCGAGGGCGCGACCTCCATTCTGTGGTTTGAACACCCGGCAGAGCGCTTCCTGTTAGTCACGGATGCCGCAACCGCCGAACGCGTGACCGATGCGCTGCGCGGCGAAGCGCAGCTCAACAACAGCCAGCAGTGGCTGGCGCTGAACATCGAAGCGGGTCTGCCGGTAATTGACGCAGCCAACAGCGCGCAGTTTATTCCTCAGGCAACTAACCTGCAGGCGCTGGGGGGCATCAGCTTTAAAAAAGGCTGCTACACCGGTCAGGAGATGGTGGCGCGTGCAAAATTCCGTGGGGCAAACAAACGCGCGCTGTGGACACTGGCGGGCCATGCCAGCCGCGTACCGGAAGCGGGTGAAGACTTAGAACTGAAGATGGGCGATAACTGGCGCCGCACCGGCACCGTGTTAGCTGCCGTACAGCTGGACGATGGCCGTCTTTTGGTTCAAGCCGTCATGAACAACGACATGGAAGCCGACAGCGTGTTCCGCGTGCGCGACGACGCCAATACGTTGAGTATTGAGCCGCTGCCGTATTCACTGGAAGAGTAA
- a CDS encoding MurR/RpiR family transcriptional regulator has product MFTHSAIASLNNLEMMVYNYVIKNRDKVMYMTIRELADAAGVSTTTILRFCRKLNCEGYSEFRVRFKLYLEQNEPQQANFGASEIISFFKSVNNEEFDALLNDAVNIILSSERIIFVGAGTSGSLAKYGARFFSNIGKFSNHIDDPYFPVTNDMAKNALAIVLSVSGETEEILRFASQFSLHHCKVLSITSHEHSRLAKLADFNLSWHVPQTRIGGVYDITTQIPVIYILESLGRKLAKKLTE; this is encoded by the coding sequence ATGTTCACCCACTCCGCCATTGCCAGTCTCAATAACCTGGAGATGATGGTCTACAACTATGTCATCAAAAATCGAGACAAAGTGATGTATATGACCATCCGCGAGCTGGCGGATGCGGCCGGCGTCTCAACCACCACCATCCTGCGCTTTTGCCGCAAGCTCAACTGCGAAGGATATTCGGAATTTCGCGTGCGCTTTAAGCTCTATCTTGAGCAGAATGAGCCCCAGCAGGCGAATTTCGGTGCCAGCGAAATTATCAGCTTCTTTAAAAGCGTGAATAATGAAGAGTTCGACGCGTTATTAAATGACGCGGTAAATATCATCCTCTCTTCAGAGCGCATTATTTTTGTCGGGGCGGGCACGTCAGGCTCACTGGCGAAATATGGCGCACGTTTCTTTTCGAATATTGGTAAATTCAGTAATCATATTGATGACCCTTATTTCCCGGTCACCAATGATATGGCGAAAAATGCGCTGGCCATTGTGCTCTCCGTCTCGGGCGAAACCGAGGAGATACTGCGCTTCGCCAGCCAGTTCAGCCTGCATCACTGTAAGGTGCTCTCCATCACCAGCCATGAGCACTCTCGCCTGGCAAAACTGGCGGACTTTAATCTCTCCTGGCACGTTCCCCAGACGCGAATTGGCGGCGTCTACGATATCACCACGCAAATCCCCGTCATCTATATTCTGGAATCCCTCGGACGCAAGCTGGCGAAGAAACTGACGGAATAA
- the dsbC gene encoding bifunctional protein-disulfide isomerase/oxidoreductase DsbC gives MKKSFALLTLLAASFTGFAHADDAAIKQSLAKLGVTSSDIQPAPVAGMKTVLTNSGVLYVTEDGKHFIQGPLYDVSGAQPVNVTNQLLMKNLNALEKEMIVYKAAQEKHVITVFTDITCGYCHKLHEQMKDYNALGITVRYLAFPRAGVQSQPEQDMKAIWCAKDRNKAFDDAMNGKGIKPASCDIDIANHYALGVQFGVSGTPAIVLSNGYVVPGYQGPKEMKEFLDAHQKQFGGK, from the coding sequence ATGAAAAAGTCTTTCGCGCTGCTCACCCTGCTGGCAGCCTCATTTACCGGCTTCGCCCATGCGGACGACGCCGCTATCAAACAGTCTCTGGCTAAGCTTGGCGTCACCAGCAGCGACATCCAGCCTGCGCCGGTTGCCGGCATGAAAACGGTACTGACCAACAGCGGCGTGCTGTACGTCACCGAAGACGGCAAACACTTCATTCAGGGGCCGCTGTACGACGTGAGCGGCGCGCAGCCGGTGAACGTCACCAACCAGCTGCTGATGAAAAACCTTAATGCGCTCGAAAAAGAGATGATCGTCTATAAGGCGGCGCAGGAAAAACACGTGATTACCGTCTTCACCGACATCACCTGCGGCTACTGCCACAAGCTGCATGAACAGATGAAAGACTACAACGCGCTGGGCATTACCGTGCGCTATCTGGCCTTCCCGCGCGCGGGCGTGCAGAGCCAGCCTGAACAGGACATGAAGGCGATCTGGTGTGCGAAAGACCGCAACAAAGCGTTTGATGACGCAATGAACGGCAAAGGCATTAAGCCTGCCTCCTGCGACATCGACATTGCTAACCACTACGCGCTGGGCGTGCAGTTTGGCGTGAGCGGTACGCCAGCGATTGTCCTGAGTAACGGCTATGTTGTTCCGGGTTATCAGGGACCAAAAGAGATGAAAGAGTTCCTCGACGCGCACCAGAAACAGTTTGGTGGTAAATAA
- the fldB gene encoding flavodoxin FldB, translated as MNIGLFYGSSTCYTEMAAEKIRDIIGPELVTLHNLKDDAVALMEQYDVLILGIPTWDFGEIQEDWEAIWDQLDSVNFDGKIIAMYGMGDQLGYGEWFLDALGMLHDKLAPKGATFIGYWPTEGYEFTSKKPIIADGELFVGLALDETNQYDLSDERLQTWCEQILGEMAEKFS; from the coding sequence ATGAATATTGGTCTGTTCTATGGTTCCAGCACCTGCTACACCGAGATGGCGGCAGAGAAAATTCGCGACATCATTGGCCCGGAACTGGTGACGTTGCATAACCTGAAAGATGACGCGGTCGCGCTGATGGAACAGTACGATGTGCTGATCCTCGGCATCCCAACCTGGGATTTTGGGGAGATACAGGAAGACTGGGAAGCCATCTGGGATCAGCTCGATTCAGTCAATTTCGACGGTAAAATTATTGCGATGTACGGCATGGGTGACCAGTTGGGCTACGGCGAATGGTTCCTGGACGCACTCGGCATGCTGCACGACAAGCTGGCACCAAAAGGGGCGACGTTTATCGGCTACTGGCCAACCGAAGGGTATGAATTCACCAGTAAAAAACCGATTATTGCCGACGGCGAGCTGTTTGTTGGGCTCGCGCTGGATGAAACCAATCAGTACGATCTCAGCGACGAGCGCCTGCAGACCTGGTGCGAGCAGATCCTCGGCGAAATGGCAGAAAAATTTAGCTAA
- a CDS encoding hemolysin III family protein yields MASRPLIAQGYSLAEEVANSISHGIGLVFGIVGLVLLLVQAVDTNASAMAITSYSLYGGSMILLFLASTLYHAIPHQRAKIWLKKFDHCAIYLLIAGTYTPFLLVGLNSPLSRGLMIVIWSLALLGILFKLTIAHRFKVLSLVTYLTMGWLSLIVVYQLAIKLAVGGVTLLAVGGVVYSLGVIFYVCKRIPYNHAIWHGFVLGGSVCHFLAIYLYVGQV; encoded by the coding sequence ATGGCGAGCAGACCATTAATCGCACAGGGATATTCGCTGGCTGAGGAAGTAGCCAACAGCATCAGCCACGGCATTGGCCTGGTGTTTGGGATTGTCGGTTTAGTGTTATTGCTGGTACAGGCGGTAGATACCAATGCCAGCGCGATGGCGATTACCAGCTATAGCCTGTATGGCGGAAGCATGATCCTGCTGTTCCTGGCGTCGACGCTCTATCACGCGATTCCGCATCAACGGGCCAAAATATGGCTCAAGAAATTTGACCACTGCGCTATCTATCTGCTGATTGCGGGTACCTATACGCCTTTCCTGCTGGTGGGGCTCAATTCACCGCTGTCGCGCGGCCTGATGATAGTTATCTGGAGCCTGGCACTGCTGGGGATCCTTTTTAAGCTGACGATTGCGCACCGGTTTAAGGTGTTGTCGCTTGTCACCTATCTGACGATGGGCTGGCTGTCACTGATTGTAGTGTATCAGCTGGCGATTAAGCTGGCGGTCGGCGGGGTAACGCTGCTGGCCGTGGGGGGCGTGGTGTACTCGCTGGGCGTTATTTTCTACGTCTGCAAGCGCATCCCGTACAATCATGCTATCTGGCACGGTTTTGTTCTGGGCGGCAGCGTATGCCACTTTTTGGCGATTTATTTGTACGTGGGGCAGGTGTAG
- the sdhE gene encoding FAD assembly factor SdhE yields MDINNKARIHWACRRGMRELDISIMPFFEYEYDSLSDDDKRLFVRLLESDDPDLFNWLMNHGKPADTELQRMVQLIQTRNRERGPVAI; encoded by the coding sequence ATGGATATTAACAACAAGGCCCGTATTCACTGGGCATGCCGTCGCGGCATGCGTGAACTTGATATTTCCATCATGCCTTTCTTCGAATATGAGTACGACAGCTTAAGCGATGATGATAAGCGTCTGTTTGTTCGGTTGCTTGAGTCTGACGATCCGGATTTATTCAACTGGCTGATGAACCACGGCAAACCCGCCGACACCGAGTTGCAACGGATGGTGCAATTAATTCAAACACGGAATCGGGAACGTGGTCCTGTGGCAATCTGA